The sequence below is a genomic window from Strix uralensis isolate ZFMK-TIS-50842 chromosome 11, bStrUra1, whole genome shotgun sequence.
ATTTTAATTTGCACTCAAGTCCTCCCACTTCCTAACCTCTTCTTGGGTTTGTAGCTAATTTATTATTAAGGCTTTTTAATAAGACTTAAATTGTTAAAGTACTATTTATTAGTAGAAATTAGCTAATGAGAAAAGTACTTTTTAGTTCAGAATTTAAGACACATTCAGGCAGAGTTCACCATCCCAATTGTCTTCAGTGTATAGGGCAGACAAGCTACGCTTTATAAATAGATGTATAATGCTAGACTGCCAACTATAATTCAAGACtgtatttaaatgcttaaattcTGCGAGGAGTTGAAATTTGAAAGCTTGCACTGCTCTCTCCATGCTGTGCTTGAGACAGCAGACAGCTGAAATACTATCAGTGTTAGCAGTCATGAGCTATACCCTCATCTCTGCAGTCTAGAAGCTGTATAGCAGCAAGTCCACAAAAGCTGGTCTGAATCCTTGCTCCCTATCCCACCGCAAGCACTGCAGATAGTACGGGATAAAATACACTGTTGAGTAGTAAGATGATAGAGGGACTGTAGACATGATTATTAAAGGCAAATTATAATGCTGAACATTAAACAGAGACCATAAAAATTGTTGTTTAGCACTAACCAGGTTTTGATGTCAATGCAGTGGCACAGAAAAATTAGGTGAAGGACTTCCATATAGGGAACAGTAGAGGAACTAACACCAATTCTAAATATTTGAGGAAACTCCCAGGGATTTGGGAGATTATAGAGAGCCATACAAAGCCTGCCTTCAGGCTTAGGAATCATAGATCTATTGGTACTTAAGTTTTCCTGTattcctttaaagaaagaaaaaaatccccctaAGCATAAAAATAGCTTTATAGCTTGTCTTCACTTCTACCCTCTTCCACTGAATtactcagaaaaattaaaaagaagatagacggaaaaaagaacaaaaagaagcagcagaggggaaaaaagaaaaaagaaacgaTAAGATAATTAATAAAGTTGCATTAAAAGAAGGCCATAATCACACCTTGTAGCAAAGGCGTCCTGGAGGAGTCCGATACCtaaataaaattcatttcattattaaaatcatatacaacaaaaatcagaaaaaccccaaactcaaaaaAGCTAACTAATGGACTATAAACAAACAGCAGCATTCATGAAGTTTAGTCACCTTATAGACTGTACATGCTCTTGTACCCCTATTCTTAAGATGCTTTGCTCTGACAAGTCTGTAAGATTTCTCTGTTCCGATGAGGACAAAGCAAAGCTCTACAGAAGTCTGGTCACCCTTGTCAATGGGGTAGCTCTGCTCCAGTCCAAATTACCATTGTTGTAGCAAAAAATAGTCTTCTGTTAACTTTCTGTATCTTTCTTCCTCAGAATGAGCACTGAAAGCTGGAGATTTCAACCCTGGGGTCGTGAGGGTTTGATTGTTTCTAAGTTCAGTAAGGACAGttcaaaatacagctttatgTGAGGAGGACAACATATGAGAAAGATCAACACTGCAGCATTCTGAGACAGCAACCTGCATAACACCCGCcggaaaaaaattaatatagaagAAGTTCTTCAGAAAGTTATAGAAAAATAGGAGTTAGTAAAGTTACACAGAGGTGTTCAATCACAGACAAGTCTAACTCAAGGGTGGTGGAGTGGGGGTggaaatcaacattttaaattgtGCCAGAAATGAAGTCATCTGACCTCAAAACAAGCTGAAGTTCAGAGCAGTTTTAATCCTTCAAGAAACCAGTTGAAAGGACATGAAATAACTACTATGGCAACATAATTCTTCCAAGTATGAGTTTTGCTATGAGAAGCACAAGAAATTTTTGTCACTAAAAGAGAGTTGCCAGATTTACTTAGGCCAATCTTACTCAGGACTCAagtgaggaaaataaattgcaaagctTCTTCCCCCCAACAGACCCAGTTACTGGGCTTCATATATGCGACACTGCCTATGTTAGAATAGCAGTCACCAATTTATATACAAATGCACAGTAAGCCAAATTCATTCTGACCTACAGGGAAACATTTCTACTCACTGGACCTGTGAAAGAAGAAGAGTTGTTTTTGTAGACAAAAAGACAGGATAGCTAGTTATAGCTGAAGATGTCCTGAGTAATTTCATACCTAGCCAGCCTCCAGCTGAAGCAGGTGTAGAGTATTAGTTAGATCAATAAAAGGTAGCATTTAGCTGATAACACTGTAGGAGCTGCGTCTGTGCAGTTTTACATTTACAAGAATTACCACCACCTCGACTTCCATTGTTCCCCTTAAACCTTGCCTCCTTTCCACCATCAACTTCATGTTACCCACCTCCCACTGCAACAGACTATCCGTTCTCTGAGCTGAGTTCAACACAGTCTAGATACACGTCATAGTTTCTGAATTCAAACAATACTGGACTTTAGGTCTTAAAGTTTAGCATAATCTTAAGACTGGTCTATCTTATGATAAATGCCAGCTCACAAGGGCTACTGGCACACTCGGTTACTGCAGCAAGTCAAACCAGGGGGAACACACACGTCAACAGGCAGAGGCAGACAGCTGGTGGGATTTTAAGGACAGCAATTCCTGGATAGTGCTAGAGATAACCGAAGGGGAAATGCAGAATACCCAAGGCACACAGTGTGTGCTGTGAGAGACAAGTTACATAACCACCCAGCTATTTTGTTGCTGAATGCTCCATGTAATCCTGATGACACAGGACACCAGTGATGCATGGAAAAATTTCTAAAATTCTAGTTGATCACCAACTTTTTTGAACTGGCTCTTAATACAGGACTAGTGCAGATTGGAATCTGCATGCTTAGTTCAGTGACTCACGTTATACCACATCAAGGGATAGCTGAGGaatgttaaaacattaaaaaacatttcaaagaaaataaaagagaacaaattacttttttccacGAGCACTGAACCAGCTATTTCATCTCCTTTAAGATTTGTTCTGCCATGTCAACTACTAGACTAAGATATTCTAAGAGTAAAGACTCGTTTTCCTTATTAGTTCCAGAAGATAACATGAAGACTAGCGAAAATTGGATTGTGGGCGATATATTACCAAGTACTTAGAGAGAAGCATATACTCAAAGGAATTAACAACAAAATACTCAAGGCATCCAGCCTACCTGGTAACTGCTTCCTTTCCAAAACTTCTTCATCTCTTTGCGCCTCCAAGCGACAAGCGAGCTAGTAATGAGTGTACATGGTACAAGATAGAGAAGCGCAGGTTGTCCCATCTTCATTAATGCCAAAACAATGAAAGTCAGCACCATGCCAATGGCATAAGCTATAAAAAGATATTTATACATGCACAATCAAGAACaggtgaatttttaaattaagtcaCTCATTTagtaagcctttttttttttttaaagtaatatctTCCTTGTTCATATAACTGAAGAGGAACATTAGGTTGCTCTGTATTTGCAGTCTTTCTCAAAGCAACTGACTACCATAAAGAATACTCACCTTAAATATGGCCAGGCACATTAAAAAGAGATTATAAAGAGCATCTTGACAACATTGAACCTTTACCTGAAGAAAACCATCTagttctgtcatttaaaaaaagcttGCATGAAgattaatatttctgaaatatcacGATTTACCTATTGTACAGGAAATGTAGTATACAGAAGAGGAACTTGTTTGAACATCAAATCTTCGACAATAGGCAACCAGAAgcccttgaagaaaaaaaaaaaaaagagattaatatttagccatttttttttttctccccaatcCTCCAAAtcaaagcagcacagaaagaaTTTATAGTAAGACTTCCCATTACTGTAtgttatctttttctcttttatggaAGCTAAGAACCAGTTTAAGAAACCCTACAGTAAGTCTTGAAAATCAAAACCATAATGGAAATATGAGCCAAGTGAGACTGGtattaaaggttttgtttttttaagcaagctGATTACATTATgctattttccattttctaataCAGAATAGTAACAACgtagttttaaaacttttcttcaaTAGGATTTTAACGCTCGCTCTTAACAATCAACAGTTTTGCCTGCACGCGGTTCACGAGATGGTACTTTGTGCCTGACTTAATTAATTTGCTCAAGACTCCAACCACGGCAAAATTCAGCTCTCTGAGAAAGATGGAAAAACTTGATAATACATTTTCCGTTACCTCACCTCTAATTAGGTAGTCTAGGATATAAAAATACTATGAAGTCACAGAATACTTGCTTTCTGTGAGATTTCAATGAGATTTAATTAATACTGACAACTAGATTTATCTGTGGGACTCGTATTTACACAATACAGtgcaatacaaaagcaaaaagccTTCCCTATTTAAGTGTTCTGTAATATACTAAGCTTTCTTATATTGTGGCTTTTGTTGTATTCTGCACTGACAGATCAAGGCAAACTGCTGCATGTGATTTAGTAGTTAACTTTGTAGAATAAACTCTAATATAAGTCAGCTGAGAATCAAAcccaaaaatatttaatcataaGTTAAAATTGCCAAAAACATTTGCTCACCTGGGACAATAATGTCTCCAAAACCCAACAATGAAAATGGCATGTCACACAGTGTCGATGCAGAGTATTCAAGTCTAGGCACTCTAATAACCACAGGTAActgtaaaacagtatttcagaagcCCACATAAATCTAATCTAAAGCATCCtggtgttttggattttttttgtttgcttaaattaataaacagttttatattaatttattgtTAATGCAGAACTTCAAAATAGGTAGAACCTGAAGTAAAAACCAGAAACCAATACACAGAGTGGATAAAGCTTAAGTCAACAGCTAAGATGGAATTTCAGATTTACAAATAAtatacacacaccaaaaaaaaagttaaaacaacaTTTAACCGTACAATGGGAATAACAAGTCTGGATTATTAACCTAACTCTAGAATATTGATCAATGATATCCAGGCCCTGAAGAGAAATTTGGACAGTCAGGTTTTCCCCAAAAGAATAGTCTTTTCAGAGGGAATCATTTAAAAATCCAGTATCTGAAATACAATCCTTACTTTCTCATGGGGAGCTGAGCGTTCAGTAGGGACTTCCACCAAGTTTCCATCATTCTAGGATCAAACCCAAGTCAACAGGTATTtaatacttaaaagaaaatagcagaagCTGGCTATATTTTGTGAGAAAGTTATGCCGAAAAGCACACTATGAATTAGCTACGCAGTGTCAGTATTTTTATGTTGCACATATTAAAACAACTGTTCATACCTTTTCACTGTTTCCAAAAGGACCAGCTGCAACTTCAACCATTATACTTGCCCCATTCTGAAATTAAGGTTATTTTTCAAAAGTTAGTGGTTTAATATACCAAAACATTCATACATTTACAAAAACTGCTTGTACCTTATCTTACAATTCAGTATCGAAAAGAATGCTCTAGTATCGTACAGTATTATACAGTATTGTTTTGCATTAAAAACATGTAGTCCAGCCTAAAAtaactacttaaaaaaaccccaaacaacaaatcCACTAGATGTAGCCGGAAGTTTAGATAAAAACGTGTCAGCTGTTTCTGCCACGAGCTTTctgcttcaaaataaaagaaGGTACGCTTGCATACAGGTCATATTAAACTGCAAATGAGCACCGCAGAAAGTACTAGAGCATGTTCCGATACACAGGTgttaaaagcaaaaggaagaaaactggaGGACAGTAATTTCTCATCATCACGCTGTCACACAATTGGGGACAGCTTACTTTTGGCCACGTGATTGCTGAAAACTCAGCCATTTAACAACATTTATGGCACCTACACAAGCATTATGCTCCATGGCCTATACAAGATGAAAATTCAGGCCACTGATGtcttaaatgaggaaaaagaaaaagcaagtcaGCATTTCTGAATCAAGAATACTGACAACACTAATCTGTTTGACAAAAATACTGCCCCAATGACcaaacaacatttttgtttttactttaaagGTAAATTCACAGACATACCTTTGTGATAAATGGTGTTATGAAGACAAAAAACACATCATATAGAAGGAGAAGGCCTAGAAGTATCACACAGGActggcaaaaaaagaagaaaatattactgtAGGTTTTCAAGGACTGCATAGCTAGATTCTGGTACCATTACTGTACCaccgtggggtttttttaaaacaaaaaaaaaaaccacacaccaaaacAAGAACTCCCACCCCCCATGTTTTTATTCTGGCATAACATTTAGAACAGGATTAATTTCTTGCAATAATTATTAAAAAtggtaaagattttttttaatatatatttgagTGTTGAAAACCTACTTCCTGACACTAAACTTACAGATTCATGGCATCAGGATACTTTAAGGTAAGCAACTCACAGTACCTTAAAGTTGggcattttcagtgttttaataaAGTTTAGGCAGAAAGCAACTCCCAAAATATCTTGCAAAATCCAAGCccacctaaaaataaaaacacatttttacactATGTTCAAACTACTGCTGGAATCTAAGTTCAATAATGATTTTAGATTTTGCTGGAAATAGCAAGATTGCAAAATGAATTGGGAAACAAGAAATTAGTTTTTAGACAGTATTCCTACCAAAATCACAAAACTACTAGTTTCAAGATGGTCAATTTACACTAGCCTCTGAACATAACTGGGTAACTGTTCTTTGTAAGCGTACTAGAGAGATGAATTGAACAGAGCCCATAACAAGGCCTTGGTGTTCACTTGTATGACTGCTCGCTTGATAGGAAGCCCTACCTAACATCTGGAGCCAGATGTTACTGAGGATTGTACTATAACATTTGTGTATTTGTGGTCCTGTGCTTCCACTGGACCACAGGAAGCATAGGTCCTATGGTCCCTATGCTattcttgcactttttttttttttttctactgtggcAATCATTAGCAAATCAAGCtagttcttcctcttcttcatatttttttctaacttcaaATTACCACACAGTTCATTTGTATAGCTTTGTTCTCCATTATTCCCATGCTTGTTAAGCTTCATAAATACTTTCATGACTTATTTTAAATCAGCACTGGAGTTTAGAAGGATGCTATGCTCCAGGATTAGTTAATATGATGGGAAGTTCATTAGTGACATTTATTCATATTACTCTTTTAAGTCAGAATGCATCACTTACCTATCTTCATTTCGAAACACTGCCCAGACAACAGCTGCTGCTATGCAGaatacagcaagaaaaataagcCTCACTTCAATGTTTTTGTTGCAACATGCAatcctaaaagaaaataattaaattttaaaagtaagccTGCAACAGCCAAAACACATGCCTGTGCTATCATGGGTCCTTAAGATGACAAGGAGTTCTCATCCTGAGAGCTTCTCCTTTGCCCATTTGTTCTGTCCAGACTCAAGTGGCATTATTCTTGCAACTGCAGTACCAGTCTTTCTCTGGGCTGCATTAAAATATACCCACAGACAGCAAGCCAAGTTGGGTTTTGACGGCCAGTCCTCATTTTAGCAAACACATCCAGGGAAGGCATCAAGCAGAGAAATTTATTTAATCCATTTCTGTCATGTAACAATTATGCCAATGGAATTATGTCAGCAAGGGACAGTGATGTAATAATTCCAGAAAGGGGTGGTGTTGGGGAAGAATCAATTTTAGGACACGCAATACAAGATTAAAAATGGAATAACTGTGTACTGCAAAATTGTGAGCCAATATCTGTTTCCACTGCCTGCTCAATTTTCTGGAACAGTTCTTGAACTGATATTAACTGACAGAACTAATGCCTGTCCTGCAGCTTACACAAAACCTGTTGTCTTTTCTACCTGATCTCTACCTTTGACGGGCTACTGGATCACCTGGCACTAATGTCATGTACTAAGTAACATGCAAACATAATCTTAGGCTTCCGAGCTTATAAGCATTGTTCTTATGGGGAAAAGAACCGTTTGTTGCATTAAATATTAGGGGTTTTTCTAAAAGTGAAAATACAGGGGAGATAAACAGGGACATTCCCATACTCACTACCTCCAGGATATTTAACTCAGAGTAGTAAGAAGAGACTATCTCTACACTGATAACACACTACCCGAGTTAGGACTGTAACCACTAACTTCTACCACAGAAGACACAAGCAAGGTGTTGCCTTTGcaagaaaaagttaaaacttGGTCTGTCACAGGTTGCTAATAGCATAGTACTTGCTCAAAACGGGATCAAATGTGCAGGATTCCCCCCTTACAGAGTCCCTTGATGAACAAAGTGAGCATACCCTCCAGGCAATCACAATTTCATAAAACTGAGCTCAGAGGGCCAAGCAGAGCCTTTCAAGTTTATTTGAAAGCGTTGCTATAATCACAGGTAATGCAGCAAATCTCCCACAAAACTATTTTAACTGTTGATTATGCTATGGATACCTTTATTAAAGGAgcttataattttcttttttaacaatcCCACACACTAACCCAAACAGGAAACAATTTGTCAAACTGTTCTCATATTTTGACACTACATTGAGTGGCAACCAGAAAATAACCAAAAGAAACCTTACATTTATTAATAATTGAAAAGGTGTACAATACCTGCACTGCCCAAATGGTATTTCTCCTATTAAAGCTGCAAGACAGTTGTATAGACTCATCGCAGATGCCAAGCAGAAGACTGATATTATAACATACACTGAATAGAAAGAAGATGAGAATCAGTGACAaaatacaatagaaaaaaaacaggaagcaGGAATCAAACACAACAATACACATCTGATATAAACTGTTAACAGTTATAGGACTGCTCAATACAGTCTCTGGAGACTATAGTCAGCTGATTACAGAAAGTGCTGAATTCTGAGTGTCTCTGCCATGGCAAGAGTTCTCATCAAGCAAAGACCTAAGTTGTGAAATTTTTGAATTCAAaagctttttgttattttacatttaaatttttcctccctttaagAAGAAACATGTCATATGTTACTGCTTTCACATACTTTTATTTGATTATGACTAAAACCAAAGTGCTATTTTACAACTATCAGCCTTCTTAATTTCTGATACTCCTCACTTCAAATTTTCCCTTTAATCACTTTGCTTATGCATAAAAATTTCAGCATCCCCAAGATCTGACTGATGATTTAGGTGGCATTTTAAGATACTAAATATCCCACCCCTTCCAAAAATTTCTATGTAGTCAGGAACCACCTGGTTAGAAAAAACCCTGTATTCCATGTTCTAACTTATAGTATATTGTGTATTCTAAGTTATCATAAACACCCTGAAATGTGGACAAACAATAAAACTAGTTGTTTGCtagttggggtttggtttgggtttttttcggTAGTGAAGGTCTGGCTAGAAAGCAATTCTGATACCTATAAGGAAATTATCGAAAAAAACCAGGCAAGAAAGGTGGATTTTATAGTTGTAACCAAGAACATGCGCCATTATGATCCGTTAAGCCCCCAACAGGCAAAACAAGAAGTTTTGCACAACAGGTTCCTCTGAAGTCAGTAAGAAATCAGCTGCTTAGGGAATCTCAAATTTTGAGGCAACAATGCAGAACAAATAATGCCTGAATACTTACAAAAAGAGATACAGAGAACTCCATCACAGAGCCCAGCTTTGCAACTGGCTTTGTGCTGActgcttgtttttaattaaatatatttttccctgaGACAGCATGTCATACCATGATAACAGCTTCTTTACCTTCAAGAAATTTCATATGAGACTCCTGATTGTTTGTAATTCATGCATTCTCCCAGCACCATGTAACTGGGTTTTGAAGCACCTTCACCCTGACTTGAAGAGGTCAGTCTGAACATATATCAGTCtctatgtcacagaatcatctaggttggaaaagaccttgaagatcatctagtccaaccattaacctcacactgacagttcccagctacaccagatccctcagcactatgtcaaaccgactgttaaacacctccagggatggggactccaccactgccctgggcagcccattccaacacccaacaaccccttctggaaagaaatgcttcctaatatccagtctaaaccttccctggtgcagcttgaggccattccctcttgtcctgtcgcttgtgacttcattaaagagacccatccccagctctctgcaccctcctttcaggtagttgtagagggcaatgaggtcccacctcagcctcctcttctccagactaaacacccccagttccctcagccactcctcgtacgacatgtgctccagaccttgcaccagctttgttgcccttctctggacacgctcaagcaATTCAatgcagagcctccctaccctcgagcagatcaacactcccacccaacttggtgtcatctgcaaacttactgagggtgcactcgatcccctcatccagatcatcaataaagatgttaaacaggagtggccccaaaaccgagccctgggggacaccactcatgaccagccgccaaccagatttaactccgttcaccccaactctttgggcccggccatccaaacACAGATGATGCTGTGATTTCTAAATCTCATCTGAAACATCTCGGAGTAAACTGGACATTTTTAACCTAAACCTTTTCATCACATTAAAAAGTTCATCAGTCTTTTAGTGGGTCAAGTTCAGCAGAGGTAGCATTGCCCATAGTCAAGATAccaaaaactaaacaaaatcagAAGTCAGGATGATGCAGTTTAttttgcagaagcagcaggttAACATAACAAATTCTGGGAAGGAGTGAATTTAGGAGGCTTTCAGAATGAAAGTTACATTGTTCGTACTAAAAGGTGTCATTTAAAACAGCGTACATTTTCTGGTTGCATGGTTTgagggcaggggaaaaaaaaagtcaacgaAAAGTTTGGAAACTATATTTTAGTGGAATTGCATAATTTGAGAACTTCATTATTGCTAGTATGCTTGAGTTTATTTCATTATGGTAATACCATTTC
It includes:
- the SPPL2A gene encoding signal peptide peptidase-like 2A isoform X5, which translates into the protein MRAAGLLWAALWGLLLPPVTADEGILHASGSGIPPVTKDYCIIYNSSWISLPKSLDNATFRTLENLTSTVLCSSSEVPSDVMKDKAVAVMGGNCTFLEKARIAQSLGAKMLLIASKSRLPTLSDNKTDFEDVTLPVALIRYNDIVDMQLTLGNEVNVTLYSPPLPVFDCSMVVIFLIAVFTVALGGYWSGVAELENLKAITSPGERETRRKKEENVTFTPVTVILFVVICCVMLVLLYFFYKWLVYVIISVFCLASAMSLYNCLAALIGEIPFGQCRIACCNKNIEVRLIFLAVFCIAAAVVWAVFRNEDRWAWILQDILGVAFCLNFIKTLKMPNFKSCVILLGLLLLYDVFFVFITPFITKNGASIMVEVAAGPFGNSEKLPVVIRVPRLEYSASTLCDMPFSLLGFGDIIVPGLLVAYCRRFDVQTSSSSVYYISCTIAYAIGMVLTFIVLALMKMGQPALLYLVPCTLITSSLVAWRRKEMKKFWKGSSYQVSDSSRTPLLQDDGTPRLYRK
- the SPPL2A gene encoding signal peptide peptidase-like 2A isoform X3 — its product is MRAAGLLWAALWGLLLPPVTADEGILHASGSGIPPVTKDYCIIYNSSWISLPKSLDNATFRTLENLTSTVLCSSSEVPSDVMKDKAVAVMGGNCTFLEKARIAQSLGAKMLLIASKSRLPTLSDNKTDFEDVTLPVALIRYNDIVDMQLTLGNEVNVTLYSPPLPVFDCSMVVIFLIAVFTVALGGYWSGVAELENLKAITSPGERETRRKKEENVTFTPVTVILFVVICCVMLVLLYFFYKWLVYVIISVFCLASAMSLYNCLAALIGEIPFGQCRIACCNKNIEVRLIFLAVFCIAAAVVWAVFRNEDRWAWILQDILGVAFCLNFIKTLKMPNFKSCVILLGLLLLYDVFFVFITPFITKNGASIMVEVAAGPFGNSEKNDGNLVEVPTERSAPHEKLPVVIRVPRLEYSASTLCDMPFSLLGFGDIIVPGLLVAYCRRFDVQTSSSSVYYISCTIAYAIGMVLTFIVLALMKMGQPALLYLVPCTLITSSLVAWRRKEMKKFWKGSSYQVSDSSRTPLLQDDGTPRLYRK
- the SPPL2A gene encoding signal peptide peptidase-like 2A isoform X2, encoding MRAAGLLWAALWGLLLPPVTADEGILHASGSGIPPVTKDYCIIYNSSWISLPKSLDNATFRTLENLTSTVLCSSSEVPSDVMKDKAVAVMGGNCTFLEKARIAQSLGAKMLLIASKSRLPTLSDNKTDFEDVTLPVALIRYNDIVDMQLTLGNEVNVTLYSPPLPVFDCSMVVIFLIAVFTVALGGYWSGVAELENLKAITSPGERETRRKKEENVTFTPVTVILFVVICCVMLVLLYFFYKWLVYVIISVFCLASAMSLYNCLAALIGEIPFGQCRIACCNKNIEVRLIFLAVFCIAAAVVWAVFRNEDRWAWILQDILGVAFCLNFIKTLKMPNFKSCVILLGLLLLYDVFFVFITPFITKNGASIMVEVAAGPFGNSEKNDGNLVEVPTERSAPHEKLPVVIRVPRLEYSASTLCDMPFSLLGFGDIIVPGLLVAYCRRFDVQTSSSSVYYISCTIAYAIGMVLTFIVLALMKMGQPALLYLVPCTLITSSLVAWRRKEMKKFWKGSSYQQNSYLEELCCHSSYFMSFQLVS
- the SPPL2A gene encoding signal peptide peptidase-like 2A isoform X1: MRAAGLLWAALWGLLLPPVTADEGILHASGSGIPPVTKDYCIIYNSSWISLPKSLDNATFRTLENLTSTVLCSSSEVPSDVMKDKAVAVMGGNCTFLEKARIAQSLGAKMLLIASKSRLPTLSDNKTDFEDVTLPVALIRYNDIVDMQLTLGNEVNVTLYSPPLPVFDCSMVVIFLIAVFTVALGGYWSGVAELENLKAITSPGERETRRKKEENVTFTPVTVILFVVICCVMLVLLYFFYKWLVYVIISVFCLASAMSLYNCLAALIGEIPFGQCRIACCNKNIEVRLIFLAVFCIAAAVVWAVFRNEDRWAWILQDILGVAFCLNFIKTLKMPNFKSCVILLGLLLLYDVFFVFITPFITKNGASIMVEVAAGPFGNSEKNDGNLVEVPTERSAPHEKLPVVIRVPRLEYSASTLCDMPFSLLGFGDIIVPGLLVAYCRRFDVQTSSSSVYYISCTIAYAIGMVLTFIVLALMKMGQPALLYLVPCTLITSSLVAWRRKEMKKFWKGSSYQMMEHLDYTGNEESTATASEQPGGQ